The genomic stretch TCAGCAGGCTGACGGGTGCTCCGACGGGGAAATTCGTCTGGCCGGGGCGTGGGACGTGGTAGCCGACGTAGGGCGGATTGCGGTCAGGATTCGCATCATGGATCCACACGCCGACGCCATCGGCGCCGCTCACGCTATAGCCGCCGCTGACGAGGAGATTGCCCATCGGCATGAGGTGCTGGCTGGAATCGAGTTGCCCCGCCACGCTGCCCGGCGGGCGGTTGTTGCCGATCTCATCGATCTCCAGCACCGGCTGGAAGGTGTCCATGTCGATCTTATGCCGGTCCGCGAAGACGAAGCGGTCCTGGCACTGGATGTAGCCGAGGCCATTGCCGCGGTCCCATTCGGGATGGCCGGCGACATTGATGGAGGTGACGAATTGGAGGTTCGTGGGGTCGCTGTAGTCGACGATGTCCACCGAGTTGGTGTCGCGGCGGGAGAAGACGAGGTAGTTTTGCCAAGGCGCGACGATGTAGGCACCGATGGGACCGGAGAGCTTGTCCAACAGAACTGGCGGCTGTGACGGCGTGTCGAAGACCGGCGAGATGTCGTAGCACAGCAGGCCCATGTTCGACTCGTCGGAGGTGATGAAGAGCAGGTTGCCGAGCAGGATGGAATTCCCCGCGACCCCGTGCTGAGCCAGAGCTGGCCAATCGGCCAAGGGCTGGTTGTTGTTGCCTCGATAGATGAAGGCGCGGCCATTGACGGCGTTGTATTCGGCCCAGTTGAAGGCGAGGCCCCAGGGGTAATACATCCGCGTGATGCCATCGGCCGGATGGGTCGCGCCGAGCGACACGAAGCCGGGCAGATCCTGGATGATGTTCACGCCTTCGGTCTGCCGTCGGATGTTCGCGGCCCATTGGCCGCCGAGCCAGTCGCCGACCTTGTAGTGGCCGTGGGTGCCATGGTCGGAGAAATTGCCGACGTTTTGCCAGCCGGTCGCCTGGATGGTCAGGGTGGCGGGGTCATTGATGTCGGTGAAGCGCCAGCGCCGTGGATTCGCCGCGCCGACCTCGTGGGTGTAGATCTGCTGGTTGTGATAGGCGATGTTGGTGACCCGGCCGAGATTGATCTGGCGGTAGAGCAGGGTGCCGGGGGTGCCGGTGAGGTTGTTAGGGAAGGCGGGATTCACCGCCGGGACCTGGGCGGCCAAGGGGAGGGTGAAGGTGATGGCAAGGAGTGAACGGAGGAGGTCCATGACGGTGTGCTTGGGAGTTTGCGGACGCCGGTTACACAAATTCTGCCGGAATTGTTCGGGCGGGCCAATCTTCAAGATTGCCTGAGGATCTAACCGCTTTGCTCTGCTCCGGAGTTTTCTTCCGCAGGGGTTCCGTGGTAGCTCTCGGTTGCGCATGTCCGATCCCCAGTTTCGCCTTACCCGCTGGAGCCTCGTGCTGCGCGCGCGCGGGGACGGCGACGAGGCCCACAGGGCGATGGGCGAATTGTGCGAGGCCTACTGGTTCCCGCTCTACGCGTGGTGTCGGCGCTCCGGATTGGCCGCGGCGGAGGCGGAAGATCTGGTTCAGGGCTTCTTCCTGCGGGTGATAGAGAAGGATCTCTTCGCCGCGGCGGATGCCTCGCGGGGGAAGCTGCGGACCTTCCTGCTGACTGCTCTGCAGCGTCATGTGCGGGACGAGCAGGGGAAGGCGCGGGCAGAGAGGCGGGGCGGAGGGCGGGTGGTGTCTTTCGACGCGGTCGAGGCCGAGGCGTGGTATGCCGGCGAGAGCATCGACGGCGAAAGCGCGGACCAGATGTTCGACCGGCAGTGGGCGCTGACCGTGCTCGACCAAGCGATCGGCCGGTTGGAGCAAGAGGCCGCCGGGCGGGGAAAGGGCGAGGCATTTGGTGCGCTGCGTCCGTTTCTCACGCGGGAGGGGAGCGCTGCAGAGTATGAGCGATGCGCGACTCCGCTCGGGATGAATGGCGGGAGCTTCAAGGTCGCGGTGCACCGGCTGCGCGCGAAGTTCCGCGATGCGCTGCGTGCCGAGGTCGCTGAGACCCAGCCGGATGGCGAAGGCGTGGACGCAGAGATCCGCCACCTGATGAATGTGCTGGGTGCGAGCGGACTGGCGGACTCCGGGCTTCCGGGTGACCGCTGAGCCGGTAAGCTCGCGAGCATGTCCGCTTCCTCGCCCCATCGTCGTCTCGCGGGATTGAATCCCGCGGACCTGATGGCCACGGCTACGTCGCAGGGCGATTCCGATGAGGCACCACCGGAGCTCGCGGGCATCGAGATCCAGCACCTGATCGGCCGGGGAGGGATGGGCGCGGTCTATCTGGGAAAGCAGCTTTCGCTCGATCGCGAGGTGGCGGTGAAGATCGTGGCCAAGGCGGGCGACGAGCTTTTCCTCGAACGTCTCGAACGCGAGGCGCGCACGATGGCGAAGCTGCGGCACTCGAATCTGGTCACGGTGCACCATTTCGAAAGGCTGCCCGACGGATCGGCCGCGATCATCATGGAGCATGTCCAAGGGGGCACGCTGCGGGATCGTATGGCGCTGCATCCGCAGGGCTTGCCTTTGGAAGACGTGCTGCGCTGGACTCGTGAGATCGCGGCGGCGTTGGCGGCGGCCCACCGCTCGGGGGTGGTCCACCGCGACCTGAAGCCGGAGAATGTCTTGCTCGATGGTCATGGGTCGGCCCTCGTGACGGACTTCGGATTGGCGGTTCCGACCGACCGCAGCTCGACGCGTCTGACGCTGACGGGCACCGCGGTGGGGACGGTCGATTACATGGCGCCCGAGGCCTTCCACTCCGCGGATCCCGATGTGCGGGCCGACGTGTTTTCGCTGGGGGTGATGATGTATGAAATGCTCACCGGCCGCATCCCGCGCGGCAGTTTCGATGGCCCTCGACGCCAGCGCCCGGAAGTGCCGCGGGAGCTCGACGAGGTGGTCATGAGGGCGCTGCGGCCCGCGCCCGAGGAACGCTTCGCTGGCATGGACGAGCTGCTTGCCGCGATTGATCGGGCGGTGTTGCGGAAAGGTGGCCGGCGCTGGTTCTTGGGTGCCGCGGGAGTGGCTGCGGCGGCGCTGGGGATCGGCCTATGGAAGAAGCGGAAGCCGGCCGTGGAAGATGCGACCTCCCTGGCTGAAGTGTCATCGTTGTCGCCGAAAGAATGGCGTCCGTTGCTTTCCTCCACCGATCTCTCGCGCCGCGTGATCTCCGGCCGGTGGACCCGGGAGGGTGGGGCCGTCGTGACGGATGACTCGGTCTGCGTGCTCACCCTGCGCGACGAGGTGCCAGCGGCCTATCGGCTGCGGGTGGTCTTCACGCGGCTATCGGGTGACTACTGCGCGGGTGTGTTCTTCCGCGTGAACGGTCAGGTCACCAGCGTGGACATCGATGGCTGGGACAAGGATCTCGCAGGGGTGCAGACAATCGATGGCTTGAGTTTGGAGCAGCAGGAGCACCCCTTTACCTTCGCGCTGGAGGATGGGCGTCGCTACGAGCTGAAGATCGAGGTGAAGCCCGAGGCTGTTCGCATCTGGATCAATGGCCGCGAACTCGGCACGGTGCCCATCGCCGGGCGGCAGCTCGGCGTTGTCTTTCCTTGGCGGTGGGATCCTGCACAACGACCGGCGGCGCTGGCGATCGGCTCTTATCAGAGCCCGATGCGTTTTGAGTCGGTGG from Luteolibacter arcticus encodes the following:
- a CDS encoding RNA polymerase sigma factor produces the protein MSDPQFRLTRWSLVLRARGDGDEAHRAMGELCEAYWFPLYAWCRRSGLAAAEAEDLVQGFFLRVIEKDLFAAADASRGKLRTFLLTALQRHVRDEQGKARAERRGGGRVVSFDAVEAEAWYAGESIDGESADQMFDRQWALTVLDQAIGRLEQEAAGRGKGEAFGALRPFLTREGSAAEYERCATPLGMNGGSFKVAVHRLRAKFRDALRAEVAETQPDGEGVDAEIRHLMNVLGASGLADSGLPGDR
- a CDS encoding serine/threonine-protein kinase, with protein sequence MSASSPHRRLAGLNPADLMATATSQGDSDEAPPELAGIEIQHLIGRGGMGAVYLGKQLSLDREVAVKIVAKAGDELFLERLEREARTMAKLRHSNLVTVHHFERLPDGSAAIIMEHVQGGTLRDRMALHPQGLPLEDVLRWTREIAAALAAAHRSGVVHRDLKPENVLLDGHGSALVTDFGLAVPTDRSSTRLTLTGTAVGTVDYMAPEAFHSADPDVRADVFSLGVMMYEMLTGRIPRGSFDGPRRQRPEVPRELDEVVMRALRPAPEERFAGMDELLAAIDRAVLRKGGRRWFLGAAGVAAAALGIGLWKKRKPAVEDATSLAEVSSLSPKEWRPLLSSTDLSRRVISGRWTREGGAVVTDDSVCVLTLRDEVPAAYRLRVVFTRLSGDYCAGVFFRVNGQVTSVDIDGWDKDLAGVQTIDGLSLEQQEHPFTFALEDGRRYELKIEVKPEAVRIWINGRELGTVPIAGRQLGVVFPWRWDPAQRPAALAIGSYQSPMRFESVEWWPLDP